The nucleotide sequence TTGATCATAAAATCTGTCACAAACAAACTTTTCTGTATCCAATTTTTCTAGATTTTTTATTCTAAACATGCATAAGCCACAATATTTGTAAGCATAACAGTATTGACAAACTTTTTTTAAATGATTATAATAACAGTTGTATTGTCTCGTAATTTCATGAACATCAATTAACACATTTTCAGTCACTTTTCCTAGCGAATATTTATGGTTAATTCTTTCGCATGGCAACAGTCTATTATGAGTAGTTAAAAACATTTTTAACGAAAAAGGCAAACATGTATCCGTTGGAAAATATTTTTCTTCAGAACAAAATAAGGAAGTAATATTTGAGATATAATAGTTTATTGAAAGCTGTTTCAAAAATCCATCTAACTCATCATACATCAATGATCGGTAGTGTGTAGCAGGAATCATGCTGGATTCTTCTTTTTGGTATTCAGCTTCGCTTTCTCTCATGCTATGATACATTTTTTCAAAAAATTCTTTTTTCTTTGGTTTTATATTCGATGAGAGTAATTCAGAAATTACAGAAATTTTATTATACCGAGTATAAATAAATTCATAGATTTCTTTTACGGAATTCCTATTATGTAAGACAGCATTAAAGCTTATATAATTAGCAAAATATACTGGATAATCCTTTTGGATCATGTCAATGTTTTCAATTACTTTTCGAAATGAGTTTTTATTATTTTTACTGAAGACTCGGTAACTATGGTTTTCTTCGTTTCCGTCTAAACTAATCAATATTTCGAATTTATTCGCTACCAAAAAGTTAATGTGTTTATGTATTAATGTTGCATTTGTAGTCATGGAATACTCAATATCCATTTTTTTTTCAGCGTTTAATTGATTTACTACTTCTATAATTTGTTTTATGAAATTAATATTCAGCAGTGGTTCTCCTCCATAAAAGCCTATCATTAGCTTGTTTTTATTGCTTTTAAGTTTAAGATCAAAAATGTACCTTAGAAACTTTATCGCATAACGGATATTTATATTGTTGTGATTTCTTTCATCATATACATCATAAAATTCGCCATACCCACAATAAGTGCAGCTTAGATTGCAAGAGTCTGTCACTTCAAATACAATCTGTTTGGTTTGAATAATATTCTCTTTAATCATTGATTCATTAACTGGCTCGAAATTAGCAATTTTAGCCTCTGTAAAGAAACTATGATCCTTTAAATACTCATATTTTTTCAAATAGTACGGATTAACATCCGTTGAGTTTTCGTATGCCTTTCTAATTTCTGGGTGTACCAACATTGATAGCCTTCGTTGGTCGTCATAAATATATAAATTGTTATTTTCTGTCGTATGAAGAAGAGTCTGTATCATAGTTTATTAATTAATTTCA is from uncultured Macellibacteroides sp. and encodes:
- a CDS encoding radical SAM peptide maturase translates to MIQTLLHTTENNNLYIYDDQRRLSMLVHPEIRKAYENSTDVNPYYLKKYEYLKDHSFFTEAKIANFEPVNESMIKENIIQTKQIVFEVTDSCNLSCTYCGYGEFYDVYDERNHNNINIRYAIKFLRYIFDLKLKSNKNKLMIGFYGGEPLLNINFIKQIIEVVNQLNAEKKMDIEYSMTTNATLIHKHINFLVANKFEILISLDGNEENHSYRVFSKNNKNSFRKVIENIDMIQKDYPVYFANYISFNAVLHNRNSVKEIYEFIYTRYNKISVISELLSSNIKPKKKEFFEKMYHSMRESEAEYQKEESSMIPATHYRSLMYDELDGFLKQLSINYYISNITSLFCSEEKYFPTDTCLPFSLKMFLTTHNRLLPCERINHKYSLGKVTENVLIDVHEITRQYNCYYNHLKKVCQYCYAYKYCGLCMFRIKNLEKLDTEKFVCDRFYDQMAFKNKLNRIFSFLEKYPKDFFHILEN